One window of the bacterium genome contains the following:
- a CDS encoding NAD(P)-dependent oxidoreductase has protein sequence MKVSLSDVEYGMEKAQMSTILVTGTSGFIGKAFASSLAERHNVICMSRKDPGLGLTHICGEFHSPDDLKLLDKFNIDAVVHLAAVTGGGSEEECLKINAEGTRRLMQYLIDRGCKKFVLASSIAVVGIQRADFKPLQFPISDEHPCLDCGGYGFSKYIMEEVSRYKQRQSPAIDVINIRLCSICPDDKPAELVELGKKGEWAFAMVAIMCLSDAVRAFTMAVESPMKPGVRVMNASAPRTWCKPPVADLLHAWYGDNIDASYFEKPGNKWASVFDVNRIKEEIGFEAKLLPSGQGEE, from the coding sequence GTGAAAGTAAGCCTCTCGGATGTAGAATATGGAATGGAGAAAGCACAAATGAGCACAATTTTGGTTACAGGCACAAGCGGGTTCATCGGCAAGGCGTTTGCTTCATCACTGGCTGAACGGCATAACGTTATCTGCATGAGTCGTAAAGACCCTGGATTGGGTTTGACACATATTTGCGGTGAGTTTCATTCTCCTGATGACTTGAAACTACTGGATAAGTTTAACATTGATGCTGTTGTCCATTTGGCGGCAGTGACGGGCGGAGGATCTGAGGAAGAGTGCCTTAAGATTAATGCCGAAGGTACGCGCAGACTGATGCAGTATCTCATTGATCGTGGATGTAAGAAGTTTGTATTGGCAAGTTCGATTGCGGTGGTTGGGATACAGAGAGCTGATTTTAAACCACTCCAGTTTCCGATCTCAGATGAGCACCCATGCCTGGACTGTGGAGGCTATGGTTTTTCAAAGTACATAATGGAAGAAGTCAGCCGATATAAACAGCGTCAAAGTCCTGCAATAGATGTGATCAATATTCGTCTTTGTTCGATTTGCCCCGATGACAAACCGGCAGAGCTAGTTGAATTGGGAAAGAAAGGCGAATGGGCGTTCGCGATGGTTGCGATTATGTGTCTAAGTGATGCGGTTCGAGCCTTCACTATGGCTGTGGAGTCGCCTATGAAGCCGGGTGTAAGAGTTATGAACGCCAGTGCTCCAAGAACATGGTGCAAGCCGCCAGTTGCCGATCTACTTCATGCCTGGTATGGCGATAATATTGATGCCTCATACTTCGAGAAACCGGGAAACAAATGGGCCTCCGTTTTCGATGTAAACCGAATTAAAGAAGAGATAGGTTTCGAAGCAAAACTATTGCCTAGCGGTCAAGGGGAAGAGTAG